DNA sequence from the Xenopus tropicalis strain Nigerian chromosome 4, UCB_Xtro_10.0, whole genome shotgun sequence genome:
CGGGCAGGATGCCAAGCTCCAATACAAGCCACCTTACGAAGACCTCTATGAGTCTTACGGGGCAGCTTCTTTGTGTGCCAGCGGCTAGTTACACCTATGGACAAAAAGCCAGTATTGTTAGCACTGTTAACTTGGATACAAGAATATGCTTAGTAGGATGACCAAATGCCAGTGAGCTAGAGGGACAGGCTATACACCATGGTAGTTTTGAGAACCACCAAAAGATCAAAATACCCCTACTCCATCCCTAACAACTTCCCACCCAGAGGTCTATAGGAAACAAGATGCTTAAAATggaagttacaatcactgggagtgcTAAATGTGAGGCACCCCCTAGAGATGATAAAATCACTTACCCAATACCCCAAGGCCAATGTCCCTGgtagctgaaaactgcaccagcctggggatcATGCAACCAAGCAAACCTCTTCTTTTCCTTGTCTATCTTGGGAATCCCAGGACTGGTGTATGCACAGAGGATCCCTTGATCTcaggtaccctgggccagtgatttttctggtaacaggagcactggcctaggGTATTGGCTGAGTGATTGCAGTAACTGGGGAGTGATTGAGATACTTGGAGGAATGGAAGTAACACTGAATGGACTAGACACTGCTCTGGTTTTCTGGTGAAGTGATAATACATAGCATATTGCACAGAATATAAGGGGGGAGGGGTCACCTTTAAGTATGTTAAAATCCtaatcctagcaactttgcagtcttcaatatttgtagtttttgaattctgTCTCTGGTCATATTTACAGCAACCAGAGATCTATTGctgtgagcttacagttttatcccttctttctattcagttctttttctatttatattccagtctcacaaacctgcctggttgctaaggtaaatgagACTAAGCAActagatagcttctgaaattcaaaactcaagagctgctgaacaatgaAACCCATACAATAAAAAACTGCAAAacctcagaatatcagtgtcagTACATGCATTTGCTAAAATCCAAATACTCTGCAATGTTAAATATGTACAAAAGGAAGTTTAGAAACAAATAGTCTTACCTTTGTAGCCCTTTCCTTTAGTGACACCAATCACATCAATCATTTCATCCTGCCCGAACACTCCTGTGATTGCAACCTGCTGCTCCAATTTCTCACGGGCCCAGTCGACCTTCTCAGCTACTGTACCTCCGTTCACTTGAATTTCCATGAGGTGAGATTTCTTCTGGCGCAGGGGAAGCAGGCGCATCTGGAGCAAGCACAAGGCCAGTTAGATACACTGCAAATCACAACAAGCCTGACTTTATACCATTTAAGATTGTAGTTAGCGATTGTGAAGTTTAGGCAAGCAGTCAGAATTCGACATTCAACAGAGACTGCCTCTGGCAATCAGTCTGTCCGCCCGTCGAAAAAGTTTCATCCTTTAAATTTTGCCCATCAGTTTACCATACTCCCTGTAGTACTACAATAGCCTTTTACTTTGAGGAAGAGTAAATTTAGCTTTAATTCTATCAATACTAAATTCTTCTATCAATACTAAAACCTACTGAAAACATGGCAATCTACACTTTTAAAGCATAAAAATCAGTTTGAGAGGACTGAAGCCATTTTGAGATTATGTACCATGGATATTACTTacctgtgtatgggcaataacCCTGATGACTTGGCAGTACTTTTTCATGCTGGCAAAGTCCTTCTCCAGCTGCTTCTTGCCCTCGTCATCCTGCCATTTCTTGCAGTACTTTGTGAATGCCTTCTTCTTGGATTTGTACCTTTAATGGCAGATCAGAAGAGTTGGAAAGGCCCTTCATCATGCCCCATAATGGGATCATGAGCGGAAGAGGCCCAACCAAGGAAAGATTTTTGGCTCATTGCATGGCGTCAAAGGAGGTTTTCAGCCAGCAAGCGGAGCCTGGAGCTCATCAGACTGTAGCTGAGAGGAGCTGCCATAATCCAGTACAAagacatttaatacatttttaacataatACAAATTTTATGATACGTAAAAGCGCTATATGCAGATCAATTAGTGCTGCTCTGGTGAAAGCCACTACTGGATTCACAGAACAAAATAACTTTGGCACTTTTGTATTAAAGGCTACTGTCAGCTTCCTGCCACAGATAAGTTAATTCATACAGACAGGATGTAGCAGTCAGTTGGGACAGAAATCTGTTACTATAAAACATCTGTAGAACAGACACTATCCTGAGTTACCCCAATATAAACTGGCATCCAAGCTATTTCAGCATGTCTGCACTAGTACTATGAAACATTAACTAACCTGCACTAGCAAGCCAGTAATTCATAATTTGCAGGATAGTTTAAAGTGCTATAATGCTTTTATCTTCATAATAAAGTTATGCAGAGATGGTTCCACAGCCCTTACCAGTTCTTGTAAAAGCGCCTCTTGCATTCATCACTGATGTGCTCAGCAAAGATGGTCTTCAAACTGCGCAGACCACGGGGAGTCTGGACGTAGCCAACAATACCAACTATTACCATGGGAGGTGTTTCAACCACAGTAACTGCTTCCACAACTTCTTTCTTATTCACCTCTGGGAAAGAAAAATACATCAGCTGTATGAACACACTAAATCCTAGTCACAAGAGCTACACAGTCTAGTCAATGCAGTTTGACAGCAGTGTTGACCACAGCAAGACAATTCATTCATGCAAGCCTTCTTTCATACCAGTGTTGGAACTAGGGGGTAAAGTGGTGACACTAGGGTAGATTGCCTTAGGTGCCCATTTGGCTCAGTGGTGTTTCATATCATAACTGATCTTTACAGAGGTATCTTAGTGATTCTTAGCGATTCTTAGCACACATGGCAGTCAGACAGCCAGATACCTACTTTGTGACAAGGTTTATTTATAGCTCAGTATTTCAACTTTTAAAACACAGAAATCTGACTACTGATAGATCAGTTTTAGAATGCAGGCAATGTTGACAGATTTTGCCATACAATTCCTATCATTTTCAATCAAAACTAACAGGGAGACTGGTAGGGGAAGTTTACAAGGCAACGTGGAGACAAAATTCTCCAATTTAGGACCTAGCCTTTATCCCCCCAATTACAGTGCATAGATCACTTactgccttttttaaataacTCCCTTCATCACACACTAGACAAAACCCTTACTATATGCAAGTTCTACTACTACATCCCTTTAAATACTTACTAGAACCAGGCCTGTCCACCTCCCGGACAATGTGGGTCATGCCAGCCTTGTAGCCCAGGAAGGCAGTCAGGTGAATGGGCTTGCTCTGGTCATCCTTAGGGAAGCTCTTCACTTTGCCACGATGTCTCTTGGAACGCTTGCGGGGCAAGAAGCCCAGGGAACCATGTCGGGGGGCTGAAAACTTTCGGTGAGACTGTAGGAGAGAAATATTAACATGCATCAGCTCGCATTGTGCATAGGTTTGAGAGGATAAAAGCTGCCCCCCCGCCAAGCACACACTCTGTATACTAATAAAAGCCTTTTTATAACAAACACGGCCTGACAGTGACAAGCCCCCTAATCCCGGTGCCGTCACTAAGAAGCTCCGCGGCCGCACGTcccacagccaatcagaacagTGCGGTCATGTGACCAGGCCATCGGCCCCACAGCCAGGCCGCCATGCGAAGCCACATACACTACCAAGGCGGAATTGGCCGCCACACAAGGCTCAGGGCTAGGAGCACAGAACCGAGTAAACTGCATGTTAGTGACACGGGATGACAAGGCACACTGCCCGAACTAGTCAGATACAAGGGCCTATGTTTATGCTGCACCGTAAGGGTGCCGGGGCGGCTGCACACTGTCCCGGACTAAGATAAAGAGCGGCATTTTGTTAACCTTCCAACTAAGGACACCGCACAGGGTGTATGGCCCAAAACAGGAGCCGTAACCGCGAAGCGGAACAGAAGCATATACAGTGCGGCAGTGCCTTACTTAGGCCGCAAAGCCCCGATTCACACCCAAACCGCGGTCTCTGTTAAAAATATCCGGCGCCTTTGTCACATAGGCGCACATAACAAAGCTATATAGCGCATAGATGCACTGACAGCGGCGGATGGCAGAGATTACACACCGATTGGGATCCCACACACCCGCCATGATACTCACCATCTCAAGCCCTGACCGAACTGAAAGAGGGAGTTGAGCCTGCCGCACGCTGCATTTATACAGAGACGTTTAACAAGACACGCCcaaatggtgatttttttttttctgccgtAAACGAATCTTTATTGACAACCTTACAAAGTACATGAATGCCGGCTATCAGTTACTATTACATAAATGTGTTcaagttttaaattattttattgcctGCAATGAACTCAAAACAACAACATCTTTCACTTGTGTATTATTGACATGAGGGTGCGGTGTGAAATTACATGGCAGAGAGGGAGGATTTGGGATTAGAATGAGGAGCAGGGAGGCACTGCTGGTTTATTGCAGCTCATGCCATTAttcaggggcccatttattaagtacaattgaatccgaatacaaaaatttgtattttttctaatttatagaactgtgtgtattttctgcaattttttcattaatttgcgcaactttttcataccttgtgaCCTTAacatgacaaaatcgta
Encoded proteins:
- the rpl3 gene encoding 60S ribosomal protein L3, with the protein product MSHRKFSAPRHGSLGFLPRKRSKRHRGKVKSFPKDDQSKPIHLTAFLGYKAGMTHIVREVDRPGSKVNKKEVVEAVTVVETPPMVIVGIVGYVQTPRGLRSLKTIFAEHISDECKRRFYKNWYKSKKKAFTKYCKKWQDDEGKKQLEKDFASMKKYCQVIRVIAHTQMRLLPLRQKKSHLMEIQVNGGTVAEKVDWAREKLEQQVAITGVFGQDEMIDVIGVTKGKGYKGVTSRWHTKKLPRKTHRGLRKVACIGAWHPARVAFSVARAGQKGYHHRTEINKKIYKIGQGYHSKDGKLVKNNASTDYDLSDKSINPLGGFVHYGEVKNDFVMLKGCVIGTKKRVLTLRKSLLVQTSRRALEKIDLKFIDTTSKFGHGRFQTAEEKKAFMGPLKKDRLAKEETA